The proteins below are encoded in one region of Gallus gallus isolate bGalGal1 chromosome 12, bGalGal1.mat.broiler.GRCg7b, whole genome shotgun sequence:
- the KBTBD8 gene encoding kelch repeat and BTB domain-containing protein 8 isoform X3, producing the protein MAALGEPSKFSQTLNGIPSSNTVSSGMDPFHACSILQQLKTMYDEGQLTDIVVEVDHGKTFSCHRNVLAAISPYFRSMFTSGLTESTQKEVRIVGVEAESMHLVLNYAYTSRVMLTEANVQALFTAASIFQIPSIQDQCAKYMISHLDPQNSIGVFIFADHYGHQELKDRSQDYIRKKFLSVTKEQEFLQLRKDQLISILDSDDLNVDKEEHVYDSIIRWFEHEQNKREVHLPEIFAKCIRMPLLEETFLEKIPPMFAQAMAKSCVQKGQHSANGYTQRLGMTASEMIICFDAAHKHSGKKQTVPCLDSVTGRVFKLCKPPNDLREVGILVSPDNDIYIAGGYRPSSSEVSIDHRAESDFWMYDHSGNRWIPKAPLLRARIGCKLVHCCGKLYAIGGRVYEGDGRNSLKSVECYDSRENCWTAVCPMPVAMEFHSAVEYKDNIYVLQGEFFLCYDPQKDYWGFLTPMTVPRIQGLATVYNDSIYYIAGTCGNHQRMFTVEAYDIEQNKWTRKKDFPCDQSINPYIKLVLLKNKLHLFVRATQVTVEEHVFRTSRKNSLYQYDEVTDQWQKVYETPDRLWDLGRHFECVVAKLYPQCLQKVI; encoded by the exons AACCAAGTAAGTTTTCACAAACACTGAATGGAATTCCTTCTTCAAACACAGTCAGCAGTGGAATGGACCCCTTCCATGCTTGCAGTATTCTTCAACAACTTAAAACCATGTATGATGAAGGACAACTGACAGATATTGTAGTGGAAGTGGATCATGGGAAAACATTCTCCTGTCATAGAAATGTTCTTGCTGCAATCAGTCCTTACTTCAG atcTATGTTCACTAGCGGCCTTACAGAGAGTACCCAGAAAGAAGTTCGTATAGTTGGTGTTGAAGCAGAGTCAATGCATTTAGTGTTGAACTATGCATATACCTCCAGAGTAATGCTGACAGAGGCCAACGTTCAAGCTTTGTTCACTGCAGCTAGTATCTTCCAGATCCCTTCCATACAAGACCAGTGTGCTAAATATATGATCAGTCATTTGGACCCACAGAACTCCATTGGGGTGTTTATCTTTGCTGATCACTATGGTCATCAGGAACTCAAAGACAGATCACAAGACTACATTCGTAAAAAGTTTCTGAGTGTCACCAAAGAGCAAGAGTTTCTTCAGTTGAGAAAAGACCAGCTCATAAGTATACTCGACAGTGATGACTTAAATGTAGACAAAGAAGAACATGTTTATGACAGCATTATAAGGTGGTTTGAGCATGAACAAAATAAGAGAGAAGTGCACCTTCCAGAAATATTTGCCAAATGCATCCGTATGCCTCTATTGGAAGAGACATTTTTAGAGAAAATCCCTCCCATGTTTGCACAGGCTATGGCCAAAAGCTGTGTACAAAAGGGACAACATAGTGCCAATGGCTATACACAACGGCTTGGAATGACTGCTTCTGAAATGATCATATGCTTTGATGCTGCCCACAAACACTcaggaaagaagcaaacagtGCCTTGTTTAGATTCGGTCACAGGGAGAGTGTTTAAACTATGCAAGCCACCAAATGACTTGAGGGAGGTTGGAATTCTTGTATCTCCTGATAATGATATTTATATTGCGGGTGGTTACAGACCAAGCAGCAGTGAGGTCTCCATTGATCACAGAGCAGAGAGTGACTTCTGGATGTATGATCACTCTGGCAATAGGTGGATTCCGAAAGCTCCTTTGTTGCGAGCCAGAATAGGCTGCAAATTGGTTCATTGCTGTGGTAAACTGTATGCAATAGGTGGTCGTGTTTATGAAGGAGATGGGCGAAACTCTCTCAAGTCTGTGGAGTGTTATGACAGCCGAGAGAACTGTTGGACGGCTGTCTGTCCAATGCCGGTAGCAATGGAGTTTCATAGTGCTGTGGAATATAAGGATAACATCTATGTTTTACAGG gGGAATTTTTTCTCTGCTATGATCCTCAGAAGGATTACTGGGGGTTTTTGACCCCAATGACTGTGCCTAGAATCCAAGGCTTGGCAACTGTGTACAATGACTCCATCTACTACATAGCTGGAACCTGTGGAAACCATCAACGTATGTTTACCGTAGAGGCCTATGACATTGAACAAAATAAGTGGACTCGAAAAAAAGACTTCCCGTGCGATCAATCCATTAATCCATACATAAAACTCGTACTCCTCAAAAACAAACTCCATCTGTTTGTCAGAGCTACTCAAGTCACTGTTGAGGAACACGTCTTCAGAACCAGCAGGAAGAATTCGCTCTATCAGTATGATGAGGTCACTGACCAATGGCAAAAAGTATATGAGACTCCAGATAGGCTCTGGGATTTAGGCCGGCATTTTGAATGTGTAGTTGCTAAGTTGTATCCACAGTGTCTTCAGAaagttatttaa
- the KBTBD8 gene encoding kelch repeat and BTB domain-containing protein 8 isoform X4 has protein sequence MAALGVSSGMDPFHACSILQQLKTMYDEGQLTDIVVEVDHGKTFSCHRNVLAAISPYFRSMFTSGLTESTQKEVRIVGVEAESMHLVLNYAYTSRVMLTEANVQALFTAASIFQIPSIQDQCAKYMISHLDPQNSIGVFIFADHYGHQELKDRSQDYIRKKFLSVTKEQEFLQLRKDQLISILDSDDLNVDKEEHVYDSIIRWFEHEQNKREVHLPEIFAKCIRMPLLEETFLEKIPPMFAQAMAKSCVQKGQHSANGYTQRLGMTASEMIICFDAAHKHSGKKQTVPCLDSVTGRVFKLCKPPNDLREVGILVSPDNDIYIAGGYRPSSSEVSIDHRAESDFWMYDHSGNRWIPKAPLLRARIGCKLVHCCGKLYAIGGRVYEGDGRNSLKSVECYDSRENCWTAVCPMPVAMEFHSAVEYKDNIYVLQGEFFLCYDPQKDYWGFLTPMTVPRIQGLATVYNDSIYYIAGTCGNHQRMFTVEAYDIEQNKWTRKKDFPCDQSINPYIKLVLLKNKLHLFVRATQVTVEEHVFRTSRKNSLYQYDEVTDQWQKVYETPDRLWDLGRHFECVVAKLYPQCLQKVI, from the exons TCAGCAGTGGAATGGACCCCTTCCATGCTTGCAGTATTCTTCAACAACTTAAAACCATGTATGATGAAGGACAACTGACAGATATTGTAGTGGAAGTGGATCATGGGAAAACATTCTCCTGTCATAGAAATGTTCTTGCTGCAATCAGTCCTTACTTCAG atcTATGTTCACTAGCGGCCTTACAGAGAGTACCCAGAAAGAAGTTCGTATAGTTGGTGTTGAAGCAGAGTCAATGCATTTAGTGTTGAACTATGCATATACCTCCAGAGTAATGCTGACAGAGGCCAACGTTCAAGCTTTGTTCACTGCAGCTAGTATCTTCCAGATCCCTTCCATACAAGACCAGTGTGCTAAATATATGATCAGTCATTTGGACCCACAGAACTCCATTGGGGTGTTTATCTTTGCTGATCACTATGGTCATCAGGAACTCAAAGACAGATCACAAGACTACATTCGTAAAAAGTTTCTGAGTGTCACCAAAGAGCAAGAGTTTCTTCAGTTGAGAAAAGACCAGCTCATAAGTATACTCGACAGTGATGACTTAAATGTAGACAAAGAAGAACATGTTTATGACAGCATTATAAGGTGGTTTGAGCATGAACAAAATAAGAGAGAAGTGCACCTTCCAGAAATATTTGCCAAATGCATCCGTATGCCTCTATTGGAAGAGACATTTTTAGAGAAAATCCCTCCCATGTTTGCACAGGCTATGGCCAAAAGCTGTGTACAAAAGGGACAACATAGTGCCAATGGCTATACACAACGGCTTGGAATGACTGCTTCTGAAATGATCATATGCTTTGATGCTGCCCACAAACACTcaggaaagaagcaaacagtGCCTTGTTTAGATTCGGTCACAGGGAGAGTGTTTAAACTATGCAAGCCACCAAATGACTTGAGGGAGGTTGGAATTCTTGTATCTCCTGATAATGATATTTATATTGCGGGTGGTTACAGACCAAGCAGCAGTGAGGTCTCCATTGATCACAGAGCAGAGAGTGACTTCTGGATGTATGATCACTCTGGCAATAGGTGGATTCCGAAAGCTCCTTTGTTGCGAGCCAGAATAGGCTGCAAATTGGTTCATTGCTGTGGTAAACTGTATGCAATAGGTGGTCGTGTTTATGAAGGAGATGGGCGAAACTCTCTCAAGTCTGTGGAGTGTTATGACAGCCGAGAGAACTGTTGGACGGCTGTCTGTCCAATGCCGGTAGCAATGGAGTTTCATAGTGCTGTGGAATATAAGGATAACATCTATGTTTTACAGG gGGAATTTTTTCTCTGCTATGATCCTCAGAAGGATTACTGGGGGTTTTTGACCCCAATGACTGTGCCTAGAATCCAAGGCTTGGCAACTGTGTACAATGACTCCATCTACTACATAGCTGGAACCTGTGGAAACCATCAACGTATGTTTACCGTAGAGGCCTATGACATTGAACAAAATAAGTGGACTCGAAAAAAAGACTTCCCGTGCGATCAATCCATTAATCCATACATAAAACTCGTACTCCTCAAAAACAAACTCCATCTGTTTGTCAGAGCTACTCAAGTCACTGTTGAGGAACACGTCTTCAGAACCAGCAGGAAGAATTCGCTCTATCAGTATGATGAGGTCACTGACCAATGGCAAAAAGTATATGAGACTCCAGATAGGCTCTGGGATTTAGGCCGGCATTTTGAATGTGTAGTTGCTAAGTTGTATCCACAGTGTCTTCAGAaagttatttaa
- the KBTBD8 gene encoding kelch repeat and BTB domain-containing protein 8 isoform X5, translating into MDPFHACSILQQLKTMYDEGQLTDIVVEVDHGKTFSCHRNVLAAISPYFRSMFTSGLTESTQKEVRIVGVEAESMHLVLNYAYTSRVMLTEANVQALFTAASIFQIPSIQDQCAKYMISHLDPQNSIGVFIFADHYGHQELKDRSQDYIRKKFLSVTKEQEFLQLRKDQLISILDSDDLNVDKEEHVYDSIIRWFEHEQNKREVHLPEIFAKCIRMPLLEETFLEKIPPMFAQAMAKSCVQKGQHSANGYTQRLGMTASEMIICFDAAHKHSGKKQTVPCLDSVTGRVFKLCKPPNDLREVGILVSPDNDIYIAGGYRPSSSEVSIDHRAESDFWMYDHSGNRWIPKAPLLRARIGCKLVHCCGKLYAIGGRVYEGDGRNSLKSVECYDSRENCWTAVCPMPVAMEFHSAVEYKDNIYVLQGEFFLCYDPQKDYWGFLTPMTVPRIQGLATVYNDSIYYIAGTCGNHQRMFTVEAYDIEQNKWTRKKDFPCDQSINPYIKLVLLKNKLHLFVRATQVTVEEHVFRTSRKNSLYQYDEVTDQWQKVYETPDRLWDLGRHFECVVAKLYPQCLQKVI; encoded by the exons ATGGACCCCTTCCATGCTTGCAGTATTCTTCAACAACTTAAAACCATGTATGATGAAGGACAACTGACAGATATTGTAGTGGAAGTGGATCATGGGAAAACATTCTCCTGTCATAGAAATGTTCTTGCTGCAATCAGTCCTTACTTCAG atcTATGTTCACTAGCGGCCTTACAGAGAGTACCCAGAAAGAAGTTCGTATAGTTGGTGTTGAAGCAGAGTCAATGCATTTAGTGTTGAACTATGCATATACCTCCAGAGTAATGCTGACAGAGGCCAACGTTCAAGCTTTGTTCACTGCAGCTAGTATCTTCCAGATCCCTTCCATACAAGACCAGTGTGCTAAATATATGATCAGTCATTTGGACCCACAGAACTCCATTGGGGTGTTTATCTTTGCTGATCACTATGGTCATCAGGAACTCAAAGACAGATCACAAGACTACATTCGTAAAAAGTTTCTGAGTGTCACCAAAGAGCAAGAGTTTCTTCAGTTGAGAAAAGACCAGCTCATAAGTATACTCGACAGTGATGACTTAAATGTAGACAAAGAAGAACATGTTTATGACAGCATTATAAGGTGGTTTGAGCATGAACAAAATAAGAGAGAAGTGCACCTTCCAGAAATATTTGCCAAATGCATCCGTATGCCTCTATTGGAAGAGACATTTTTAGAGAAAATCCCTCCCATGTTTGCACAGGCTATGGCCAAAAGCTGTGTACAAAAGGGACAACATAGTGCCAATGGCTATACACAACGGCTTGGAATGACTGCTTCTGAAATGATCATATGCTTTGATGCTGCCCACAAACACTcaggaaagaagcaaacagtGCCTTGTTTAGATTCGGTCACAGGGAGAGTGTTTAAACTATGCAAGCCACCAAATGACTTGAGGGAGGTTGGAATTCTTGTATCTCCTGATAATGATATTTATATTGCGGGTGGTTACAGACCAAGCAGCAGTGAGGTCTCCATTGATCACAGAGCAGAGAGTGACTTCTGGATGTATGATCACTCTGGCAATAGGTGGATTCCGAAAGCTCCTTTGTTGCGAGCCAGAATAGGCTGCAAATTGGTTCATTGCTGTGGTAAACTGTATGCAATAGGTGGTCGTGTTTATGAAGGAGATGGGCGAAACTCTCTCAAGTCTGTGGAGTGTTATGACAGCCGAGAGAACTGTTGGACGGCTGTCTGTCCAATGCCGGTAGCAATGGAGTTTCATAGTGCTGTGGAATATAAGGATAACATCTATGTTTTACAGG gGGAATTTTTTCTCTGCTATGATCCTCAGAAGGATTACTGGGGGTTTTTGACCCCAATGACTGTGCCTAGAATCCAAGGCTTGGCAACTGTGTACAATGACTCCATCTACTACATAGCTGGAACCTGTGGAAACCATCAACGTATGTTTACCGTAGAGGCCTATGACATTGAACAAAATAAGTGGACTCGAAAAAAAGACTTCCCGTGCGATCAATCCATTAATCCATACATAAAACTCGTACTCCTCAAAAACAAACTCCATCTGTTTGTCAGAGCTACTCAAGTCACTGTTGAGGAACACGTCTTCAGAACCAGCAGGAAGAATTCGCTCTATCAGTATGATGAGGTCACTGACCAATGGCAAAAAGTATATGAGACTCCAGATAGGCTCTGGGATTTAGGCCGGCATTTTGAATGTGTAGTTGCTAAGTTGTATCCACAGTGTCTTCAGAaagttatttaa